The nucleotide window CCCCATGTAGCTATCATCACGACCCCTCTTAGGGTCTCGTATTGCAGTGGAGGTGAGGTGGGGGGACGGCATCATGACGGGGGTCTGCATGGTCTGCTGCCAcacctcactgctgctgctgctttcctcTGGAAGAGAAGGGCCAACGTGTAGACTCACAACAAGCATGCACTTGATTGTTTTGTTATACTTGTTTTAAGGGCCAAATATTTCTCCCAAGTAAACAAACTTCATCCCAAGTCTCTTAACTACAGACAATAATGAGGTTCAAAATTTTACGACTGTTACTGGGTACTGTAACAAAACCAGCAAATGTATCTTCACACTGAGGCAGGGGCTCTCATCATTTGTTTGTCTGAAGATGTTGAAATGTTAGTATAGTATTTCCAAATCCAAATTTTATGTATCCTCAAAGGATGTGGAATGTAGCACTGGGTGCTAAGTCCCATGTACTCACTGCATCCGGAGGTTTGCCCTTTTACACCAGAAGGAATTTGCCGTTCATGGTGAAAGAGGGGACGCCAGAAATAATCCTGACAGTGAAATccaaaactaaaataacaacataGGGGATTTCAACTACTAACACGAAAGTGTCTGTGACAGCAACAATTTGATTTTGACTGTACTATAGTGTCAGCCTTGCTCTTTGCTTTTCCCCCTCAGAGCAGCGTAATTTTCTGCACTGTAAATGTAATGCTTTGACAGCTATAACATTTAGTATTCTGGAGAAATCCTTGGTCATGAAAAGGTCttcaggaaacacacaaacacagtgacactgtgATTGGTAAGGAGCAGTTTGACTCTTTTGACTCTCTcctaccatctgctgctgtttaatcTCCTCACCCATCAGTGCTGCTGGCTGAGCCAGGCTTGTAGAGCCAGGCTTGTAGAAATGCATCTGGGTTAATCTGGGCTCCGACTCTGCTTTTGTAATATCATGGGTGGGCTGGGCTGTAATGTATGTGGTTGTCATGAtgatctgttctctgtttgtttgcGTATTGGTGGGCACTGAGGAGCTAAACTGATTGATGTTTATATCCAGTTTCAAAGCTTAAAAAAGTTATGCAGTGGTCACCACCAGTTAAAATTAAGTCAATGTCCATTTTTCTCAGCACACTATTATCAACccaaatattaaacattattaaTGACTGTATTGAGTCCAGAGTGTGTTATACCTTCTGGCAGCTTCCTCTTGGCTGCCGAGGTTCCAGCTGTAGCTGCAGGAGGCTTGGTCTTCTTGGAGCGAATGGAAGAGCCTCTGCTGGAGTAGCCACTCATCACCGACATTGTATCGTCATCACCACCAGCCTGCAGGGAATTCCTGTAGGAGATGAGGGGGAGCCAGCAGTCCTCTCGCTGCAGTGCCATCTGGAATGTCATGAAGCGCTCCAGGTACATGTGGCTGGGGAGAAATGGGAGGTCACACAGACAAGATGAACAAACTCATGCATCCATGCATACAGAGAacacactttacacacaaaacCAGGTGCACATTCCAACTGGAGGATTAAAAAAACCCTCACATCAACCACTCAATGCATCAGAAACACCAGTTGCACCAGTTGTCACAAACACCTGTTGCACTGAGACACTGAAACCTCCCACCCGTCAGCTTGGCAGAAAAACTTACACAGTCCTCTTGTCTTGTCTCATAAGCTTGGAGGAGAACTCGCTGAGGATGTCTAAGAAAGCCAGGTTGAGGGGAGGGCCTCCTTCTCCCTGGGGACTAGGATCCTTAAATGCAAACTCGATACCATCCCTGAGAgttgcacagagacagacagagatgaaaaataacacacagtgaATAGAGGGAAAGAACTTTTTTAATGGATGGAAAAAAAGTTGATCTAAACTGTGCACTTCCAATTTCAATGAAATAATGCAGCCTTCTTGAATACTTGATATAGTACTTGATGATGAAGTCAAGCCATCTAATTTATGTTTTCTTGCTTCTACATGAATCATCGTAATTTTAAGCATTATTACACAAGCCTCTATATCTCTGATACTCATACGGACATATCCAACATCACCGATGGTCGGAGATTTAGTCTGCTCCACTTAACTACACCGTTTCACTGTGCTACAACCTAATGGTGTACTACACTGAACATATATCACTTGATTTTTAGTATTGTATTATTTGTGAGTCTGTTGTTGTATTGTCCTGTCTGAAACTGGAAATGCTGCTGGCTAGGACTCCCCGAAAGAGGGGTTTTACCTCATTGGGATTTACGATTAAGATAACAAGTTTAAAAAAGGAACTCGATGGAAACAAAGCatcattttctgcctgtgtttcaTTACTTAAACACCCACTGTGCACTGAGCATATTCCCTTACACAGTATGCCCATATGTTGCACAAGTGTGGGGCATACCCAGGCAAATGTTGCAAATGTGCATACTCTGGCTTCCTTGGAACCTGACTGAGATTATAATTTAATAATCCAGACAAGATAAACAAAGACAGTGTGATGAATGAGGTAATTACAAATGTGGAGGACTGTATGATTTTTTACACTCAACTCTCCATCGCTGCACAAAAGAAACAAGATGTATCATCCAAAAAGGTCAAGATTGCATGaacaatattttctcattttgccACTGCACCAGTTAATGTTTACACAAACTGGTGGGAAAAACAGGATGACGCAGCAGCAGACATTAGTGTTGTGTTACAAATTTTGGACCAACATTTTGCTACATAACAGACCAGTTATGTTTTTATAGCTCTTCTGTATGTTTGAACAGCCTGACACTGTTTGTACATACTTTTCTACAATACTTTCAGTGCATGGGAATAAGCAAAACAGCAACATCTTATCACTTAAGACTCTCCAAAatccagaggaagaaaaaaacatggcagGAGGAAACACAGTATCCAAGGAGTAATTTGTCTGAAATGACAGTTCCCAGATGCAAGGCCAAAAATGCAAAAGGAGCAATGCAGTGTAACAAGAGCAGAATTAAACGTACTTGTGCAGCATAGCGATGGCATCTCTGGTTTTGACCTGGTCGAGACCAAAGGTTAGAGAAAAACGACGGGCCAACTCTTTGATTCCACAGAATGCAGAGGAGGAGCGATCAAACCCATGACCCAGTTCAGACAGCATTTCATTGAACAGCTAGCAGGAAGAAAGATAGGAAACGTTAGATTAACACTctttaaaaagacacatatGAACAGAAGGTCAAAATGCCTGAATGAATTCATGAGAaagtgacagtgtgtacacCGACCTGCTGCAGACTGAGGATGAGTGTCTTGGCACACTGAATTTTATCGATTTGCCGAGTCTTACTCATAGTCTCCTTGATGATGTCACCATAATCATTGTAATACTGTAAATAAGGAATATAAAACATTACTGGGTCATGAAGAATTATATGTCTGTAAACGTGAGCTGTTTTACATGTCCCATGTACAACTGCATTTAAATGATGAAAGCTTAACATACCCGCATGTACTGCTTGAAGATATCAGCTCCGGTTTTCATTTCTACTACACAGTAGATGATCAGTTTACAGTAGGCAGCCAGGAGGTTTCTCCTCTTGTGCAGAGCTTCAATCTTTACAGCCTCATCATCCTGTTGCCCATCtgaaaagagagggggagaacaAAGTAGTTCTACAAGCTGCACATTGGCCAATTTGAAAATTTGTCCTTTTACTTGTTCTCCTTGCCCACTGGAGCAGAGCAGAAAGTAAATGAGCTTCCTGAACggcacatttgcatttgtaccTGTGCTATTTGTGTCATCGTCCTGGTCTATGAAGACATGGTTCAGGATGAAGGAGAGTAGTTCAGACTGCAGCGAGTCCTCTGGGGAATAGACAAGGGGCTCCAGGTGTTCCCTGCCTCCGGACACCATCTGGTGGCTGAAGATGAGCAGGAGATCACACAGGATGGTGAATGCCTgtgggaggaaagaaaaaaggaggacaGTAAGTTAAAGCTCAGTTTGCACAAACATTATACAAAAGCACTCCTTGCAAGCAAGGTTTTAACTAGGTTTATGAGTAAAATTACACAGAACACCTTATGGACTTCTGGAAAATCTGATTTCTCAGGCTTTGGCACCAAGTTGTATCAAAGGCCTTTTCATCATACGTATATGAAAACAGCAAATAGAGGGTATGCAGTGAAGTACATTTTTCATGTGACAACACCCCTCTTACCAGCACTTAGTGGCTTAACaatccactgctgctgcaacgAAACCAAACCACCACTTAtgagttaaaatgttttgccaCCTTGTTGATTATctccattttgtattttttgtccTTGCTTTTAAGGAAATTTTACTACTGCTGTTCACATTTGATTTGTTGTTCTTATGTCTGTGTCTCATGTCACCTGTTCTTTGACGGCTGTGTTGACATTGGTGAGGTAGCGCTGACACATCATACAGAATGCCCTCATCTGCTTCCTCAGGGTCACCAGGTCATCCTGATTCAAAACGAAGTTGCAATTTCTTTTAACATCACTCTTACATTTCTTACACCTTTCCAATTCTCTTCAAACATTGCAGAATAGAGACAGCAAACTTGGCTTTAGGAGGCCTCACCTTCCTGGAGCTGCCCTCAGACAACTTGGCCAGATGCCACAAGATCACGTAGTGGGTACACTGCAGTGAGTGGATGACTATCTgctcacaagaaaaaaaaaaacccccaacaATAATAGATTAATATTTCTTAGTATTCACAAGAACTGACAATTTGTTGAATCATATAACTTAACATGGTGCATGGGTCTATTTAGTAACCTGCTCAGGCATGTCTCCGTTCTCTATGCCAGTGTTGAGCAGCTTGAAGTTGCTGGTAAAAAGGTCCCACCCTGACAGGTCATGTGCACTACAACAGATGTCAGAAAGTCTCAGTCAGTTTCTCAGACATATGCACACAGGCAAATTATTGTTTTAACTGGAGAAGGCACAGGAGATGTGAAAGAGGGATATGAAGTGTTTGAGGAAATAGGTATTTCAGATAAAGTTCATACTTGTGAAATGCTGTGATCCTCTTTAGAGTTGACAAAACCTGATACgcatcatcttcatcagcatCTTCACCCTGGAAAGAGAAATTGTGCAACTGCGTTAAATCTCATGTTAACTCATTTGATAAAGAGTGAATCATCTAGAATAGATACGAATTTAAGCTTTGAGACTGTCAAAATCTGATGAGCTTCTTCTCAGACTATTTGATCACATTTGCTCCAACTGTTTCTCATATGCAGCAAGCTACTCAAGTATTTATGCATGCTTGCTGTTAATGTACAGTAATATTTGGCCTTTATAAAAAATATCAGACTCTGGTCTGGTTGATTTAACACTCTAAGCATTATTGTCACTGCTGCTAGAGAAAAGGAGCACAAATGAAATCCAAGATCTAATGTTATCTTGCTTTTTAGGAGGGTTAAAAGACAGGTCTATTTAGTTTTCTGGCATCAACAACCCTGCAAGGTATGTTGTGCTTATTCAGAAAGAATATGGCCAAACACAAATGACTCTGAAAATATGCTGCCTCTCTTAATAAACTATTGAAATGAACTCAAATTATTACAGCTTGAGACTGAAAGGGAGTCTTATTTGCACAGGAGTTTTACAGCAACAATTTGAGTACTTGTGCAAGAAAAAGGGGCACAAGAGAGGTTTATGCAACAATACAGAACAACAAAAGTCAAGTTGTGATAATATTAAGTGGTAGAGATGTTGGGTGTAAGAGGATTAGCTCCTCTTCTCCAAAAGAGCAATTAGGATAAACATGCATGCTCAGGAGTGATGACATGTACACCCTGTCACTCCTACCTCTTGCAGAAAATCCTCCAGTAGCCTGTTGAACTTGTCAACCAGCTCATCAAGCAGCTGCGAGCGGGCAATGTCCACCCTATTAAAGATTGTGAACTCCTCATTGCAGAGGGCATGGTAAGTCTTGGAGCAGGCCTCCAAAacttcagtgtctgtgtgcttCTCCACAATTTCCCTGATCTGACGCAGCAGGGATTCCAGGTGCTGggttagagagaaagagtgacaCATCACATGTGATGATCAATAAAGAAGAtacacaacatttttattattatgttaaatAATTATCCAGTTTTATCCAATTTGATTGCTGTTGTCTGACAAGTGTCCTACCTTCTCCAGACGTCCCGTGGTATAAATTTCCAGGTCAAAGAACTGAGGCAGCTGCAACAAGTTGGTCACCTTCTCTGCATCCACAGCATACTGTAGAACAAACAATTCAACATGATGATATTTTCTGATTGATGAATAGTCATCTGAGGCTAAAGGCCCTTACAAGGACTGCTTGTtaaaaacagtgagtgggtttaaCAAACCTTGGCCAGTAGAGGGGGCAAAGCCACAGCAAATAGCTCTGTCATTCTGGTTCTGTCATCCAGCTGagtctttttctctttagctGTCATTACCTGATCATAGATGCAGAAAGTTATATGCATGTCCTCACAACTATATTACATTCATGCATGCAAATAGTCCAAAGCAACGTCCAAAAAGTTGAACCCAATGACAAATAGAGTGTCTGCTGAGCACAATAACACCTACATTGCAATGCCTATTAGATTGTGAGACGAATGCCCCCATGTCAGATTTAGAAAACGCAACTGTTCAGAGTGAAAATCACTACACATCAATCCTCAGTGTTACATAGGCTGATGCCAGAAATTTTCAAGCACAAAACGCCATAACATATTCACCATGTAATAAATTAACCTACATTATTACTCTAATACACTCCACAAATACAATCACCTATGCATAGAAACATCTCTAAGTACAAGTAGTAGGATATGTTTTAACTGTACTTGGGCTCAGTTTACTCTGAGCTTGCTCTTAAGTTAAGTGATTGATGTTCAACACAACTGGCACTGAGGCAATCCCAGGACAACCATGGCCAAACAAACTGAAGAGTGGACCGAGATTGGTTCAAGGATCATTATCAAAGTGTGTTAGCCATTCTTACCCTCTTCCCTGTGCCTCTTCCAACAGGTGGGTGGCATTCAGCAGCCTGGCGTACAGTGCACAGCATGATTTCAATCAAAGCCGtctcttgtctgtctgtaagagctaaaaaacacaaaacaatcaaaGTACTGACATGGCAGAAAGTGTTGCCATCCTTCCACAGAAATAACACCATTATCACtgaaatacaataaaactaaaacagtaCTTGGCATCCACTACTCTCTGCTCCATCTAACACATTAGACGtaatatatcattttaaatagatagaagttatttaaaaaaaatacaacaaatgaaAGCGGCATGGACAAAAATATTGGTACCCTTAACCTAATATTTTGTAGCACACCCTTTTGAAGCAATCACAGCAGTCAAGTTCTTTTTGTAGCTCTTAATGAGACTGCTGCACTTCTCAGCTGGTAGTTTGGCTGAACTCTCTTGAACAAACTGCTCTAGCTCTCTAAGGTTTGATGGGTGCCTTCTTCCCATCTCCAAGTTTCAGCCTTCTCCATAGATGTTCAATTGGATTAAGAATAGGATTCATAGCAGGCCACTGCAGCATGCTCCAATGTTTTCTTCTCATCCATTCTTAGCTGCTTTTAGATGTATGTTTTGGTCATGCTCCTGTTGGAGGAGCCATGACCTGCGGCTGAGACAGGGCTTGCTGACACTGGGCAGTATGTAATATCTTGATAATTGTCTGAGCTCATTGTGTCCTGCACAGATTCAAGGCAGCCTGTGCCAGACGCAACAAAGTAACCCCATTAACACAAATGGGCCTCCTCCATGTTTGGTGGGGATGgtgttcttttctttgaaagaattttttttcttgtgaacaTAGAGTTGATGTGATTTACAAAAAAGCTATAATTTTGTTTAATCTGTCCAAATCACACTTTCCCAGAAGCAGTGTACCTTTTCAACATGATTTGACCAAATTCAAGTCAGACTTTTCTAAGTTTCTATTTTCTAGTTTTAAGTGGGGTTTTCTTCCACAGAGCACACTTTAATTCAGAGAGTGACATATGGTGCAACTGAACAATGTTGTATTGTTGTAGAATAAGCAGGAATTCAGGTCTTTTTAGAGCTTCTTTGTTTTGCTCTATGGAAAACTTAAGGTATGAAGGTATGCATGATAACAGAACATTTCAACACTTTCCAGGAAAAACGGAGCAGCATTTCAATGAGGTATACAGGTACCAACAGTTTCAGCCATGTGTATATCACACTTGTGCCCTGAACTGCATGGTGGCAACATAGGCTTGCAAGAAACCAACCAGAGCCATACCTTCCTCTCCTGGTAATGGTTCATCTAGCAGTAAGCTGATCATACACTCCCAGTCCTTCAGTAGCTCTGCACCACATTCCCAGAGGGAGTCCACTAGGTAGGCTGCATGCTCGTGGAGCTAAGGAGAGAGATGTTCACACAAAAGATGGATTATTCAGTCTGCTTACATGCCGccaataaagacagaaatgacagCTTACTGAGgatggaaaaaaggaaatatgaTAATATACCTCACTCTccaggaagaagaagacagtgGTCTTAATGAGGTTGGCGTTGGGGCTTTGTCTGCCTCTTCTCTTGGGGGCACCTTCCTCCTCCGGTTCCCGTTGGCTGAACAATCTTTGAGAATATTAATCATTAGTTGGGTATCACACAAAAGAAACTCCCACACATAATCCTCCAACTGCATTTCTTAGAAGCGGCAAGGGGCCTTCAAAATTAAAACTCATAAGCTAGGCTGAGAACTGACTGACTTGTGAAAGTCAACTTCCAACAGAGACTCATCATTGAACAACTTTACTGCCTGGACTTCCAAAGTTCCCAATAGAACGACTGCCAGGATAAACCTaagaaaaaactacagtgctACTGAAGCTAAAATATTTTGCTCATATGcaagagaaacactgaatgtatgTCTTTTTATAACAATTTGAGACTCATTAACAATCTTACATTCTCATTTGTCCTTAAATGTCCATTAAACTATGGCAAGTTTAGCCACTACTCAGAGATAAATTTGTTTTATGTCTGACATACTTCTTAAAGAGGAATTCTCCAGCTGCAATGGCGACAGGCCTGTGTGCTGAGTAGACCAAGTGATAGACACTCTCACAGTCCTCAGGGGTCAACACCTCATCCGTActactgcagagacaaacacaaagagtcaGTCACCTAAAACTGTAGTTGCAAAAAGCACTTACTTACTTCATGTAAAGCATGATAACTATGTCAAGGGCTTTCCCttgacacacagacaatgtTCCATTGAAGCAACCTGAAAGTTGGAGCAACAAGTATTATAACATCAAGAAAAAAAGCCACTTACTTCAAGACTAGTGTGAGTAGTTTAATTGCTTGTACAGCAACATCATACTCTTTGTCAAGAGTCATGGAGACAATACGATCCTGAGCAAAGAAAAAGATAACAGATTCACTTAGTCATTGGGCTAAAAGGAAGAGTATAAAATATGAGACCACTGAATCTAAGCCCAGTATTTATTGTGGTGTTAAGAGTGTGAAAGAACAGTCTGAGCTGTTGTGTCTAAGTTGTCCAGCAGGTGGTGCTGACCTTGAAGCGACTGGTGAAGAGTTCCAATCTTGCATTGAGCTCTCTGTTGTAGTAGAGACCCTGTAGAGCTGTCAGACACTTCAGACGTACCTCACCTTGCTGGAATAAACAATTTGCAGTTAATTTGCAATTCGGTTACAGAAGTAATCAACAATCCATGCAAATTATACATATAAGGGGTGTTTGACCAAGATGAAAACGTTCTCTCAACTAATTGAAATATAGATATAATTTTCTCCTGTGTTCACAAAAATAACTGACATAAACCAATCTTAACCACCAGAAAAAAGATTAAtctgttcttatttttatttgccTATTAATACTGTCACTGCTGGGGTAACAGCAGGTTTCAATCCCAAGTTTGGAATTTTGTTGCTTTACTTCATTTACAATTTAGTCATTGACTATGGCTTTAA belongs to Lates calcarifer isolate ASB-BC8 linkage group LG8, TLL_Latcal_v3, whole genome shotgun sequence and includes:
- the stag2b gene encoding cohesin subunit SA-2 isoform X2, which produces MIAAPEIPTEFSYTQDTDTRFSSDTDFSEDPDGRSANSTKGKGGKKGKKAAGEKGKGGKGAGRLNGHHQENGMENMMLFEVVKLGRSAMQSVVDDWIESYKHDRDVALLDLINFFIQCSGCKGVVSGEMFRNMQNSEIIRRMTEEFDEDSGDYPLTIAGPQWKKFKSSFCEFISVLVRQCQYSIIYDEYMMDTVISLLTGLSDSQVRAFRHTSTLAAMKLMTALVNVALNLSINMDNTQRQYEAERNKAVPKRANDRLELLLQKRKELQENQDEIENMMNAIFKGVFVHRYRDSIAEIRAICIEEIGVWMKLYSDAFLNDSYLKYVGWTMHDKQGEVRLKCLTALQGLYYNRELNARLELFTSRFKDRIVSMTLDKEYDVAVQAIKLLTLVLNSTDEVLTPEDCESVYHLVYSAHRPVAIAAGEFLFKKLFSQREPEEEGAPKRRGRQSPNANLIKTTVFFFLESELHEHAAYLVDSLWECGAELLKDWECMISLLLDEPLPGEEALTDRQETALIEIMLCTVRQAAECHPPVGRGTGKRVMTAKEKKTQLDDRTRMTELFAVALPPLLAKYAVDAEKVTNLLQLPQFFDLEIYTTGRLEKHLESLLRQIREIVEKHTDTEVLEACSKTYHALCNEEFTIFNRVDIARSQLLDELVDKFNRLLEDFLQEGEDADEDDAYQVLSTLKRITAFHNAHDLSGWDLFTSNFKLLNTGIENGDMPEQIVIHSLQCTHYVILWHLAKLSEGSSRKDDLVTLRKQMRAFCMMCQRYLTNVNTAVKEQAFTILCDLLLIFSHQMVSGGREHLEPLVYSPEDSLQSELLSFILNHVFIDQDDDTNSTDGQQDDEAVKIEALHKRRNLLAAYCKLIIYCVVEMKTGADIFKQYMRYYNDYGDIIKETMSKTRQIDKIQCAKTLILSLQQLFNEMLSELGHGFDRSSSAFCGIKELARRFSLTFGLDQVKTRDAIAMLHKDGIEFAFKDPSPQGEGGPPLNLAFLDILSEFSSKLMRQDKRTVHMYLERFMTFQMALQREDCWLPLISYRNSLQAGGDDDTMSVMSGYSSRGSSIRSKKTKPPAATAGTSAAKRKLPEEESSSSSEVWQQTMQTPVMMPSPHLTSTAIRDPKRGRDDSYMGVYPIPHDQQQPHQHPQHHQQTPQHHQTPMDYK
- the stag2b gene encoding cohesin subunit SA-2 isoform X1, translated to MIAAPEIPTEFSYTQDTDTRFSSDTDFSEDPDGRSANSTKGKGGKKGKKAAGEKGKGGKGAGRLNGHHQENGMENMMLFEVVKLGRSAMQSVVDDWIESYKHDRDVALLDLINFFIQCSGCKGVVSGEMFRNMQNSEIIRRMTEEFDEDSGDYPLTIAGPQWKKFKSSFCEFISVLVRQCQYSIIYDEYMMDTVISLLTGLSDSQVRAFRHTSTLAAMKLMTALVNVALNLSINMDNTQRQYEAERNKAVPKRANDRLELLLQKRKELQENQDEIENMMNAIFKGVFVHRYRDSIAEIRAICIEEIGVWMKLYSDAFLNDSYLKYVGWTMHDKQGEVRLKCLTALQGLYYNRELNARLELFTSRFKDRIVSMTLDKEYDVAVQAIKLLTLVLNSTDEVLTPEDCESVYHLVYSAHRPVAIAAGEFLFKKLFSQREPEEEGAPKRRGRQSPNANLIKTTVFFFLESELHEHAAYLVDSLWECGAELLKDWECMISLLLDEPLPGEEALTDRQETALIEIMLCTVRQAAECHPPVGRGTGKRVMTAKEKKTQLDDRTRMTELFAVALPPLLAKYAVDAEKVTNLLQLPQFFDLEIYTTGRLEKHLESLLRQIREIVEKHTDTEVLEACSKTYHALCNEEFTIFNRVDIARSQLLDELVDKFNRLLEDFLQEGEDADEDDAYQVLSTLKRITAFHNAHDLSGWDLFTSNFKLLNTGIENGDMPEQIVIHSLQCTHYVILWHLAKLSEGSSRKDDLVTLRKQMRAFCMMCQRYLTNVNTAVKEQAFTILCDLLLIFSHQMVSGGREHLEPLVYSPEDSLQSELLSFILNHVFIDQDDDTNSTDGQQDDEAVKIEALHKRRNLLAAYCKLIIYCVVEMKTGADIFKQYMRYYNDYGDIIKETMSKTRQIDKIQCAKTLILSLQQLFNEMLSELGHGFDRSSSAFCGIKELARRFSLTFGLDQVKTRDAIAMLHKDGIEFAFKDPSPQGEGGPPLNLAFLDILSEFSSKLMRQDKRTVHMYLERFMTFQMALQREDCWLPLISYRNSLQAGGDDDTMSVMSGYSSRGSSIRSKKTKPPAATAGTSAAKRKLPEEESSSSSEVWQQTMQTPVMMPSPHLTSTAIRDPKRGRDDSYMGVYPIPHDQQQPHQHPQHHQQTPQHHQTPMDYNSQVTWMLAQRQQEEARQQQERAMNYAKLRTNLQHAIRRGTGLMEEDEEPIVEDVMMSSEGRMDDLNEGMDFDTMDIDLPPSKNRRERSELKPDYFDPASIMDESVLGVSMF